In a single window of the Prochlorococcus marinus XMU1412 genome:
- a CDS encoding UvrD-helicase domain-containing protein: MPQTNNFLFKSLNNQQLQAVKHVYGPLLVVAGAGSGKTKALTHRIANLIEGNSIDPYNILAVTFTNKAAKEMKARLEVLLAQELAFNQFGQPWTTLKEIDQNQLRTNVHQERLQNLWIGTFHSLFSRLLRYDIEKYTDPEGLKWTRQFSIYDETDSQTLVKEIISQDMNLDPKRYDPKKIKRLISNAKNQCLTSNDLLEKADNNFDKTVAEAYKRYRISLSKNNSLDFDDLLLLPVFLLRQNDIVRDYWHKRFKHILVDEYQDTNRTQYELIKLITAGNTEPKKFFNWEDRSIFVVGDADQSIYSFRAADFRILIGFQEDFKTSINDDTKSSLIKLEENYRSSSNILDAANSLIENNSERIDKVLKATKEKGELLTLLSCDDEISEAEAITNKIKSLNNHNQNPIWKNFAILYRTRAQSRVLEESLVRWRIPYTIFGGLRFYDRREIKDAIAYLKVLVNSSDNVSLLRIINVPRRGIGKTTIQKLNELSNRLNIPLWEVLNDKQSLEETIGRSSKGINKFTEIMNDLLCYLENSGPAQLLQLILEKSGYLSDLLSSGTEESEDRRNNLQELINAATQYEEETESGDVEGFLSTAALTTDNDTKKNNPNSVTLMTLHNSKGLEFQNVFITGLEQGLFPSHRSIDTPSLLEEERRLCYVGITRAKERVFLSHARERRLWGGMREATIPSIFLSEIPEDLMDGELPQTGGASIRRDWHLDRLTRVDRNNPNEFVNKPINAVRKLYSGPSKGKSWIVGDKLIHSKFGKGEIIHIFGSGEKISLAVKFGDKGSKILDPRLAPIRYVS; this comes from the coding sequence GTGCCTCAAACCAACAATTTCCTTTTTAAGTCCCTAAACAATCAACAACTTCAAGCAGTAAAACATGTTTATGGACCACTACTAGTTGTAGCAGGTGCAGGTAGCGGGAAAACTAAAGCTCTTACACACAGAATTGCAAATCTTATTGAGGGTAATTCTATAGATCCCTATAACATTCTCGCAGTCACTTTCACTAACAAAGCTGCTAAAGAAATGAAAGCAAGATTAGAGGTTCTTCTAGCCCAAGAATTAGCTTTTAATCAATTTGGTCAGCCTTGGACAACTCTCAAAGAAATTGATCAAAATCAATTAAGAACAAACGTTCACCAAGAGAGGCTTCAGAACCTTTGGATCGGTACTTTCCATTCCTTATTTTCAAGACTTCTGAGATACGATATTGAAAAATATACTGATCCAGAAGGCCTAAAATGGACAAGACAATTTTCAATTTATGATGAAACAGATTCTCAAACATTAGTAAAAGAAATTATCAGTCAAGATATGAATCTTGACCCAAAAAGATATGATCCCAAAAAGATTAAAAGATTAATAAGTAATGCTAAAAATCAATGCTTAACTTCTAATGATCTTTTAGAAAAAGCAGATAATAATTTTGATAAAACAGTTGCAGAAGCCTACAAGAGATATAGGATTTCGCTCTCAAAAAATAATTCTTTAGACTTTGATGATCTTCTACTTTTGCCTGTTTTCTTATTAAGGCAAAATGATATAGTAAGAGATTACTGGCACAAAAGATTTAAACATATTTTAGTTGACGAATATCAAGATACAAATAGAACACAATATGAACTTATAAAATTAATTACGGCTGGAAATACTGAACCAAAAAAATTCTTCAATTGGGAAGATCGGTCAATTTTTGTAGTTGGGGATGCTGATCAAAGTATTTATAGTTTCAGAGCAGCTGACTTCAGAATTTTAATTGGTTTTCAAGAAGATTTTAAAACTTCAATCAACGATGATACAAAATCATCTTTAATTAAATTAGAAGAAAATTATAGGTCATCTTCCAATATCCTTGATGCTGCAAACTCACTAATTGAAAACAACTCTGAAAGAATTGACAAAGTTTTAAAGGCTACTAAAGAAAAAGGGGAACTTTTAACGTTACTCAGCTGTGATGATGAAATTTCCGAGGCAGAAGCAATTACCAATAAAATAAAATCACTCAATAACCATAATCAAAACCCAATTTGGAAAAATTTTGCAATTTTATATCGAACCAGAGCTCAGTCGAGAGTATTAGAAGAATCTCTTGTAAGGTGGCGCATTCCTTATACAATTTTTGGAGGATTGCGTTTTTATGATAGGAGAGAAATTAAAGATGCAATAGCATATTTGAAAGTTCTGGTTAATTCTTCAGATAACGTTAGTCTTTTACGAATCATAAATGTTCCTAGAAGAGGGATTGGTAAAACTACTATTCAAAAACTTAATGAACTATCTAATAGGTTAAATATCCCATTATGGGAGGTTCTTAATGATAAACAAAGTCTTGAAGAAACAATAGGCCGATCATCAAAAGGAATTAATAAATTTACTGAAATTATGAATGATCTACTGTGTTACCTAGAAAATTCAGGTCCCGCTCAACTACTACAACTTATATTAGAAAAAAGTGGTTATTTAAGTGACTTGCTCTCTAGTGGGACAGAAGAATCTGAAGATAGAAGAAATAATTTACAAGAACTAATTAATGCAGCTACTCAATATGAAGAAGAAACAGAAAGTGGAGATGTAGAGGGATTTCTTTCTACAGCAGCCTTAACAACTGATAATGATACGAAGAAAAATAATCCTAACTCTGTAACTCTCATGACTCTGCATAATAGTAAAGGTTTAGAATTTCAAAATGTTTTTATCACTGGGCTAGAACAAGGTCTCTTCCCTAGCCATAGATCTATAGATACTCCCTCACTTCTTGAAGAGGAAAGAAGATTATGCTATGTAGGTATTACTAGAGCTAAAGAAAGAGTTTTCTTAAGTCATGCCAGAGAAAGAAGATTATGGGGTGGCATGCGTGAAGCAACAATTCCTTCAATATTTCTTTCGGAAATACCTGAAGATTTAATGGATGGCGAATTACCACAAACTGGTGGTGCTTCAATTAGAAGAGATTGGCATCTTGATCGTTTAACTAGAGTTGATCGAAACAATCCAAATGAATTTGTTAACAAACCAATAAATGCAGTAAGGAAATTATATTCAGGTCCCAGTAAAGGGAAAAGCTGGATAGTTGGCGATAAGCTAATTCACTCAAAGTTTGGGAAAGGTGAAATCATACATATTTTTGGGAGTGGGGAAAAAATATCTTTAGCAGTAAAATTTGGTGATAAAGGAAGTAAAATTCTAGATCCAAGATTAGCTCCAATTCGTTATGTAAGTTAA
- a CDS encoding R-phycoerythrin subunit beta, protein MSVSKNNQLLSADKKLNDLSNIKEFINSANSRLDAITSITNNSHAIAADAVTAMICENQDSLNSKISLNTTNKMSVCLRDGEIILRIVAYLLISNDESVLEKSCLKDLKNTYLALGVPLRNARRVFQLMRDATISDLNSTVNNMHGNKGFLPKLISETEFQFERIINLLN, encoded by the coding sequence ATGTCAGTTTCAAAGAATAATCAACTATTGTCAGCCGATAAGAAATTAAATGATTTAAGCAATATAAAAGAATTTATTAATAGTGCAAACTCAAGATTAGATGCAATAACCTCAATAACCAATAATTCACATGCAATCGCAGCAGACGCTGTAACAGCAATGATTTGCGAAAATCAAGATTCACTTAATTCAAAAATATCTTTAAATACAACTAACAAGATGTCCGTTTGTTTAAGAGATGGAGAAATAATCCTAAGGATTGTTGCTTATCTTTTAATTTCTAATGACGAATCAGTTTTAGAAAAAAGTTGTTTGAAGGATCTTAAAAATACTTATCTTGCTCTTGGGGTACCTTTAAGAAATGCAAGAAGGGTTTTTCAATTAATGCGAGATGCAACTATCTCTGATTTGAATTCAACAGTTAATAATATGCATGGTAACAAAGGCTTTCTTCCTAAATTAATATCTGAAACAGAGTTTCAATTTGAAAGGATAATTAATCTTTTAAACTAG
- a CDS encoding FGGY-family carbohydrate kinase yields MPDNFYGGLDFGTSGARISIINLHKKLVYSNSVPYSYSFKNPNSWINSCENLLVNLPIEVKINLNKLAISGTSGTLIASNLKGEPMGEAISYDQACNEHMVLLESLTSGEDYLRTPYSSLAKALKLIDKYGTNILLRHQSDWITGWFLKDWKYGEEGNNLKLGWDLKKESWPKSYRNTSWHKCLPQIIKSGEIIGQVNIDFAERFNLNKKLILISGTTDSNASVIAAGLGKEDGLAVLGTTIVVKKIIDNPIKKQGITNHKVNGDWICGGASNAGCGILSQFFSDLEIKELSRQINPSKNTSLNLLPLNSKGERFPVNNSNLEPILGPRPVSDSLYLHALFEGLAKIELKGWEKLGELTGSLPKKIITVGGGSKNPQWRKIREKIINIPIVSCNKTTSFGTALLAINSR; encoded by the coding sequence ATGCCTGATAATTTTTATGGAGGGTTAGATTTTGGAACTAGTGGTGCAAGAATATCAATAATTAATCTTCATAAGAAATTAGTATATTCAAATTCAGTCCCTTATTCATACAGCTTTAAAAATCCAAATTCTTGGATCAATTCTTGTGAAAATCTCTTAGTCAATTTACCTATTGAGGTAAAAATTAACCTTAATAAATTGGCTATCTCAGGCACCTCAGGGACTTTAATAGCATCAAATTTGAAAGGAGAGCCGATGGGAGAAGCAATATCTTATGACCAAGCATGTAATGAACATATGGTCCTTCTTGAATCATTAACTTCTGGAGAAGATTATCTCCGAACTCCATACAGTAGTCTTGCTAAAGCATTAAAACTAATAGATAAATATGGGACAAATATACTTTTAAGACATCAATCTGATTGGATCACTGGTTGGTTTTTAAAAGATTGGAAATATGGAGAAGAAGGTAATAATCTAAAACTAGGATGGGATCTAAAAAAAGAATCATGGCCAAAAAGCTATCGCAATACTTCATGGCACAAATGCCTACCTCAAATAATAAAAAGTGGGGAAATTATTGGACAAGTGAATATTGATTTTGCAGAAAGATTTAACTTGAATAAGAAATTAATATTAATCTCAGGCACCACTGACTCTAATGCAAGTGTAATAGCTGCAGGTTTAGGTAAAGAAGATGGTCTCGCAGTTTTAGGAACAACTATTGTAGTTAAGAAAATTATTGATAACCCAATAAAAAAACAAGGAATTACAAACCACAAAGTAAACGGCGATTGGATATGTGGAGGGGCATCAAATGCAGGATGTGGTATCTTGTCTCAGTTCTTCTCAGATTTAGAAATAAAGGAGCTCAGTCGACAAATAAATCCATCGAAAAACACTTCTTTGAATCTTTTACCCCTCAATAGTAAAGGTGAGAGATTTCCTGTTAATAATTCTAATTTAGAACCTATACTAGGTCCAAGACCAGTAAGCGACTCACTTTATTTACATGCATTATTCGAGGGGCTAGCCAAGATCGAATTGAAAGGATGGGAAAAACTAGGTGAACTAACAGGTTCACTTCCAAAAAAAATTATTACTGTTGGTGGAGGTTCAAAAAACCCTCAGTGGAGAAAAATAAGAGAAAAAATTATAAATATACCAATAGTTTCATGCAATAAAACCACTTCTTTTGGTACTGCATTATTAGCGATTAATTCAAGGTAA
- a CDS encoding CCA tRNA nucleotidyltransferase: MNDISDYIQGELIKTPFNLYNLIAKYIESNNNTKVAFVGGYLRDLLISKFHKKSFSKPVDIDLVIEGSSISLAKFIKKNIVNVDLCLIKEFNLYNTVEININDYKIDIASARKEIYSAPGLNPRVNKSTIEEDLKRRDFTINSIAFEVSTRKIYDLYGGISDIKSKKLNLLHNNSISDDPSRLIRCAKYASRLDFNISNNSLKQSQETVRQWPWKSSKTEQKMIYPPALGIRIRMELAEICKHDNLTNVISIIHKWEIISILNENIKVDKRFLRGLNWIKKLKGNHMLYLLKDSKDLEKACQRFLVNNSEIKILEDYLDIKMILNTKQKNFNHFSPSSWTEFIEDRNLNDETVKLLICDGGPYWRKLFKWLFIYKFIKSKKDGETLKKEGWDPGKEMGKEIKRLRYLEIDKLNRN, translated from the coding sequence ATGAACGATATCTCTGATTACATCCAAGGGGAATTAATCAAAACTCCATTTAATCTATATAACCTAATTGCAAAATACATAGAATCTAATAACAATACTAAAGTAGCTTTTGTTGGCGGTTATTTAAGAGATTTATTAATTAGTAAATTCCACAAAAAATCGTTTTCTAAACCTGTAGATATTGATCTTGTTATTGAAGGATCCTCTATTTCTCTTGCAAAATTTATAAAAAAAAATATTGTAAATGTAGATTTATGTTTAATTAAGGAATTTAATTTATACAATACCGTAGAAATAAATATTAATGACTATAAAATTGATATCGCTTCTGCAAGAAAAGAAATTTATTCTGCTCCAGGCTTAAATCCCAGAGTAAATAAAAGTACTATTGAGGAGGATCTTAAGAGGAGAGATTTTACTATAAATTCAATAGCCTTTGAGGTCTCGACAAGGAAAATCTATGATCTTTATGGTGGAATTTCTGATATAAAAAGTAAAAAATTGAACTTACTTCACAATAATAGTATTTCAGATGATCCAAGTAGATTAATTAGATGTGCAAAATATGCTTCAAGGTTAGATTTCAATATTTCAAATAATTCTCTCAAACAATCTCAAGAAACAGTTAGGCAATGGCCATGGAAAAGTTCAAAAACTGAACAGAAAATGATTTACCCTCCTGCACTAGGCATACGAATAAGGATGGAACTAGCTGAAATTTGCAAACACGATAATTTGACTAATGTAATTTCGATAATTCATAAATGGGAAATTATCTCAATCTTAAATGAAAATATTAAAGTCGATAAAAGATTTTTAAGAGGACTCAATTGGATTAAGAAGTTAAAGGGAAATCATATGCTTTACTTATTAAAAGATTCAAAAGATTTAGAAAAAGCATGTCAGAGATTTTTGGTAAATAATAGTGAGATAAAAATATTAGAAGATTATTTAGATATCAAAATGATATTAAATACAAAACAAAAAAATTTCAATCATTTTTCTCCATCAAGTTGGACAGAATTTATTGAAGACAGAAACCTTAATGATGAGACAGTCAAATTATTAATTTGTGATGGAGGACCATACTGGCGTAAATTGTTTAAGTGGTTATTTATTTACAAATTCATAAAATCAAAAAAAGATGGAGAAACATTAAAAAAAGAAGGATGGGATCCAGGGAAGGAGATGGGAAAGGAAATCAAAAGATTAAGATATTTGGAAATTGACAAATTAAATAGAAATTAA
- a CDS encoding TVP38/TMEM64 family protein — protein sequence MNKIQKFLSVVFFIAIFVVLIYLIQNYGIEPLRNKIESMGIWAPFGIFILRGVSIILPALPSSAYSLLAGSLLGFQKGYMTIIFSDIVFCQAAFFIARNYGRVPVRNLVGPKAMQKIESFNQNQLEENFFLMTGLLMTGLFDFLSYAIGIGGTRWKIFTPALLISLLISDSILVAVGAGVSQGAGLFLGIALLGMFALATISGLAKNKMPK from the coding sequence ATGAATAAAATACAGAAATTTCTCTCAGTAGTTTTTTTTATAGCAATATTTGTAGTATTGATTTATTTAATCCAAAATTATGGGATTGAACCTCTAAGGAACAAAATAGAAAGTATGGGGATTTGGGCTCCTTTTGGAATATTCATACTCAGAGGAGTAAGTATTATTTTACCTGCCCTTCCAAGTTCAGCTTATTCTCTGCTAGCTGGTTCATTACTAGGATTTCAAAAAGGTTACATGACAATAATCTTTTCTGATATCGTTTTTTGCCAAGCTGCTTTCTTTATCGCGAGAAATTATGGTCGCGTTCCTGTACGTAATTTAGTAGGCCCGAAAGCAATGCAAAAGATTGAAAGTTTTAATCAAAACCAGCTAGAAGAAAATTTCTTTCTTATGACAGGTCTACTAATGACTGGCCTTTTTGATTTTCTAAGCTACGCAATTGGTATTGGAGGAACTCGCTGGAAAATATTTACTCCTGCATTATTAATAAGTCTTCTAATCAGTGACTCTATACTTGTAGCAGTAGGAGCTGGAGTTAGCCAGGGAGCAGGATTATTTCTAGGTATTGCTCTATTGGGAATGTTTGCTTTAGCGACTATTTCAGGATTGGCAAAAAATAAAATGCCTAAATAA
- a CDS encoding phycobiliprotein lyase: MTKNLTIINQFIDKSIGEWKSIRSTHTLAFQEFENSTSKIYIKHINKKNKKVVEIFKNYKFSLNLESIAISINWQAISDWEEDNMNEGDETILIFLPKDENSGIVLRNKGYTESFISSSNYFVDEQNNLHIKTIYKSTVSEERISFLSTHIRSRFSTIRNLENNSVIQTSHTSEIRNLASLKD; the protein is encoded by the coding sequence TTGACGAAGAATCTAACAATAATTAATCAATTCATTGATAAAAGTATAGGAGAGTGGAAATCAATTAGAAGTACTCACACTTTAGCTTTTCAGGAATTTGAAAACTCAACTAGTAAAATATACATAAAACATATCAACAAAAAAAATAAAAAAGTCGTTGAAATTTTTAAAAATTATAAATTCAGTTTAAACCTTGAGAGTATAGCCATTTCTATAAACTGGCAAGCTATTAGTGATTGGGAAGAAGATAATATGAATGAGGGAGATGAAACTATTCTGATTTTTTTACCCAAAGATGAAAATTCAGGAATTGTTTTAAGAAATAAAGGTTATACAGAATCCTTTATTTCATCATCCAATTATTTTGTTGATGAACAAAATAATTTACACATTAAAACTATTTATAAATCAACAGTTTCCGAAGAAAGAATTTCCTTTTTATCCACTCATATAAGATCCAGATTTTCTACTATTAGAAATCTGGAAAATAACTCAGTTATACAGACTTCACATACTTCAGAGATAAGAAATTTAGCTAGTTTAAAAGATTAA
- the selD gene encoding selenide, water dikinase SelD, producing the protein MTFNHLVLIGGGHSNVSLLKKWLMCPKLMPEIPVSIISRDSHLVYSAIFPSVISKSITLEDSLIDIKSLAKNAKVSFIEEEVKDIDFNFKKIVLSNRPSVNYSKLVLNYGSQTIIPKEFESLVKNRNAFSIKPFLRAYDSILKEDIFDSVNELPFVIVGSGLAAIEVSYALRKRWGDRPLKLLCDSRKINNTILKSLRNSNIDLVEKLNFDYGKILLCTGNTSPLWAQKKLLDSDSYGRIITNQNLQIKSFSGIFAVGDCAVVGSAKRPASGVFAVKVVNTLVQNLKKNIEGRPLKKWFPQKIGLQIVNIFPSHHPKAFAIYRNFVFGPSFIFWILKHKIDLNFIQKFRSKRLIMKSSEKDISLNDCRGCAAKIPQFVLNKSLINSKLNSFALSPEDSVEIYQNGQDIILQSVDGFPALVSDPWLNAKITTLHACSDLWACGAKLSSAQALISLPKVEREFQSYLFSQSLQGIKSTVEDHGGELLGGHTFEARSLVNKPYSLGIDISLTVQGILKNGAKPWLKSGMNIGDILMMSRPLGVGIYFAGQMQNINMLGSSSEIINNLIKSQQYLIDEIYHFQNQFKGSLINAATDITGYGFIGHLKEMVESSNLYRQSNNLEPLKVLLDLFAFKAYPGVFDLIRKDVKSTLFESNKEIFDKIYKVNKQKRIINFLNVNLLDQETFNERISLLLDPQTCGPLLISCNRKYENVLKDKWYKVGEVVKM; encoded by the coding sequence TTTAGAAGATAGTTTAATTGATATAAAATCTTTAGCAAAAAATGCAAAAGTATCTTTTATAGAAGAAGAAGTAAAGGATATTGATTTTAATTTTAAGAAAATTGTTTTAAGTAATAGACCTTCAGTTAATTATTCGAAATTGGTGCTTAATTATGGAAGTCAAACAATAATTCCAAAAGAATTTGAATCACTAGTTAAAAATCGAAATGCTTTTTCAATTAAACCTTTTTTAAGGGCTTATGACTCAATACTAAAAGAGGACATTTTTGATTCAGTTAATGAACTTCCATTTGTAATTGTTGGGAGTGGCCTTGCTGCAATTGAAGTATCTTATGCTTTGAGAAAAAGATGGGGAGATAGACCTTTAAAACTATTATGTGATTCAAGAAAAATTAATAATACAATTCTAAAAAGTTTACGGAATTCCAATATTGATCTAGTTGAAAAACTTAATTTTGATTATGGCAAGATTCTTTTATGTACTGGAAATACATCTCCATTATGGGCACAAAAAAAATTATTAGATTCGGATTCTTATGGCAGAATAATTACAAATCAGAATTTACAGATAAAAAGTTTCTCTGGAATCTTTGCTGTCGGTGATTGCGCAGTTGTAGGTTCAGCAAAAAGACCAGCATCGGGAGTTTTTGCAGTAAAAGTTGTAAATACATTAGTACAAAATCTAAAAAAAAATATAGAAGGGAGACCATTAAAAAAGTGGTTCCCTCAAAAGATCGGATTGCAAATAGTAAATATATTTCCAAGCCATCATCCAAAGGCTTTTGCTATTTATCGCAATTTTGTTTTCGGCCCTTCTTTTATTTTTTGGATTTTAAAGCACAAAATTGATCTCAACTTTATTCAAAAGTTCAGATCAAAAAGGCTAATTATGAAAAGTAGTGAAAAAGATATTTCATTGAATGATTGCAGAGGATGTGCAGCTAAAATTCCTCAGTTTGTTTTGAATAAATCATTAATAAACTCTAAGTTAAATTCTTTTGCCTTATCACCTGAAGATTCAGTTGAGATATATCAAAATGGTCAAGATATTATCTTGCAAAGTGTAGATGGATTTCCTGCTTTGGTAAGTGATCCTTGGCTTAATGCAAAAATTACTACTTTGCATGCTTGCTCAGATTTGTGGGCATGCGGAGCAAAACTATCATCTGCGCAGGCTTTAATTTCATTGCCAAAAGTTGAAAGGGAATTTCAAAGTTATCTCTTTTCGCAATCACTTCAAGGTATTAAATCAACAGTTGAGGATCATGGAGGTGAATTACTTGGAGGCCATACTTTCGAGGCAAGAAGTTTAGTAAATAAACCCTATTCATTAGGAATAGATATTTCTTTAACAGTTCAAGGTATTTTAAAAAATGGAGCAAAACCATGGCTTAAATCTGGAATGAATATTGGAGATATTCTCATGATGTCTAGACCTCTAGGCGTTGGGATTTACTTTGCCGGTCAAATGCAAAATATTAATATGCTAGGTAGTTCTTCTGAAATAATTAATAATTTAATAAAGAGCCAGCAATATTTGATTGATGAAATTTATCATTTTCAAAATCAATTTAAAGGATCATTAATCAATGCTGCCACTGACATTACTGGATATGGATTTATTGGACATCTTAAAGAAATGGTTGAATCATCTAATTTATATAGGCAAAGCAATAATCTTGAGCCACTAAAAGTTTTATTAGATTTATTTGCATTTAAAGCTTATCCTGGAGTATTTGATTTAATAAGAAAAGATGTTAAAAGTACTTTGTTTGAATCTAATAAAGAAATTTTTGACAAAATTTATAAAGTAAATAAGCAAAAAAGAATAATTAATTTTTTAAACGTAAATTTATTAGATCAAGAGACTTTTAACGAGAGAATATCATTACTATTAGATCCTCAAACATGCGGACCCTTGTTGATTAGTTGCAATCGTAAATATGAAAATGTTCTAAAGGATAAATGGTACAAGGTTGGAGAAGTTGTAAAAATGTAA